A portion of the Magnolia sinica isolate HGM2019 chromosome 17, MsV1, whole genome shotgun sequence genome contains these proteins:
- the LOC131230349 gene encoding BI1-like protein: MYGFTSVSKGDVDLEAGTLYPGLSYGENELRWGFIRKVYGILAVQIALTTIVSAATVLYAPINETLRGSPGLALGVGILPLFLMCPLYYYQQKHPLNFIFLGLFTVCLSLSVGIACANTKGRIVLEALILTSAVLASLTGYTFWASKKGKDFSFLGPILFAGLLVLLLTGFIQIFFPLGSTSVAIYSCLGALIFSAYLVYDTDNLIKRFTYDEYIWASVILYLDILNLFLYILQLLRSSDG, from the exons ATGTACGGATTCACGAGCGTGAGCAAAGGGGATGTGGATTTGGAGGCTGGAACCTTGTATCCAGGGCTCAGTTATGGCGAGAACGAGCTCCGGTGGGGTTTCATCCGCAAGGTCTATGGAATCCTGGCCGTCCAGATCGCCCTCACGACGATCGTGTCCGCTGCCACCGTCTTGTACGCCCCCATCAACGAAACCCTACGAGGGAGCCCTGGTCTCGCCCTCGGCGTCGGGATTCTGCCTCTTTTCT TGATGTGCCCCTTGTATTACTATCAACAGAAGCATCCGTTGAATTTTATATTCCTCGGACTGTTCACTGTATGCCTTAGCCTAAGCGTTGGCATTGCCTGTGCAAATACAAAAG GAAGGATTGTACttgaagctttgattttaacaTCAGCCGTACTTGCTTCTTTGACTGGCTATACTTTCTGGGCGTCGAAGAAGGGCAAGGATTTCAGCTTCCTGGGTCCAATTTTGTTTGCAGGTCTTCTTGTCCTCCTCCTGACTGGCTTTATCCAG ATATTCTTTCCACTTGGGTCGACATCGGTCGCCATCTACAGCTGTCTTGGGGCTCTCATATTCTCTGCCTATCTCGTCTATGACACGGACAACTTAATCAAGCGATTCACCTATGATGAATACATATGGGCATCTGTTATTCTCTATCTGGACATCCTCAACCTCTTCCTCTACATTTTGCAGCTGCTGAGGAGCTCCGATGGGTAG
- the LOC131231000 gene encoding uncharacterized protein LOC131231000 isoform X2 gives MVVHSSFFIAATDLSPTRASKDEQDLEQIYSTSRALESKVLKHGSCLFKQDTHCSDLQGTFMLQLSLDYYLLLVSTFSHFRYSLLEL, from the exons ATGGTCGTCCATTCGTCTTTCTTCATAGCAGCTACCGACCTCTCTCCTACAAGGGCATCTAAAGACGAACAAGATCTGGAGCAGATCTATTCCACATCAAGGGCGTTGGAGAGCAAAGTATTGAAACATGGTAGCTGTCTCTTTAAACAAG ATACTCATTGCTCTGATTTACAAGGGACTTTCATGCTTCAGCTATCGTTGGACTATTACCTACTACTCGTTTCTACATTCAGTCATTTTAGGTATTCCTTGCTTGAATTATAA
- the LOC131231000 gene encoding structural maintenance of chromosomes protein 1-like isoform X1: MVAVSLNKKALKKEHFLWQLLNIEKDMKKMNDDLEGENENLQEVLKVQEECELEAIAKKKEQAGYLKDVMQCEKKIAKKKVELDKRNTNMDKSWI, encoded by the exons ATGGTAGCTGTCTCTTTAAACAAG AAAGCTTTGAAGAAAGAGCACTTCTTGTGGCAACTTTTAAACATTGAAAAGGATATGAAGAAGATGAATGATGACCTTGAAGGAGAAAATGAGAACCTTCAAGAGGTTTTGAAGGTACAGGAGGAATGTGAACTTGAAGCAATTGCTAAGAAGAAAGAACAAGCTGGTTATTTGAAAGATGTGATGCAGTGCGAAAAGAAGATTGCGAAGAAAAAAGTTGAACTTGATAAAAG GAATACAaacatggataagagttggatatAA